The Mucilaginibacter yixingensis genome window below encodes:
- a CDS encoding cell division protein ZapA — protein sequence MGEISIKINIADRVYPLKVNMEEEEIIRRAAKLINDRIKEYQENYAVRDKQDLLSMCVLHYATSSIKAEQRITVEDTAVTDKVYQLDNLLADFFSKR from the coding sequence ATGGGAGAAATCTCAATAAAAATAAATATTGCTGACCGCGTTTACCCCTTAAAGGTGAACATGGAAGAGGAAGAAATTATACGTAGGGCAGCCAAACTCATAAACGACCGGATAAAAGAATATCAGGAAAATTATGCGGTAAGGGATAAGCAGGATCTGCTGTCAATGTGCGTGTTACATTACGCCACATCGTCTATAAAAGCAGAGCAGCGCATAACGGTAGAAGATACTGCCGTAACCGATAAAGTTTATCAGTTGGATAATTTGCTGGCCGATTTTTTCTCTAAGAGGTAA
- the pheT gene encoding phenylalanine--tRNA ligase subunit beta, whose protein sequence is MKISYNWLKEFIDTDKTPSEISQILTGTGLEVESMEKVQAVPGGLEGLVIGYVKECIDHPNSDHLHITKVDVGGEADLPVVCGAANVAAGQKVVVAVVDTTVYPTSGEPFKIKKSKIRGEVSEGMICAEDEIGLGSSHEGIMVLPEDAPVGTPAKDYFKLNDDYMYEIGLTPNRADATSHLGTARDIAAFLKLAIKKPDVSAFAVDNHDLDIKVQVENPAGAPRYSGLTMTGITVKESPQWLKERLAVIGVRPINNIVDVTNYVLHDLGQPMHAFDAAAVTGNTVVVKNCAEGTPFVTLDGVERKLHADDVMICNAQEPMCIAGVFGGQKSGVTDGTTSIFLESAYFNPVSVRKTSKRFGLKTDSSFRFERGTDPNMTVFALKRAALLIKEVAGGQVSSEIIDVYPSPVAPFDVEVTYNNIHRLIGKNIPQDEIKGIIKALDIEVVNETAEGLSLKVPPYRVDVTRDVDVVEEILRIYGYNNIEIPTQVRASLNNASRPEKDTVQNAISEWLTANGFNEMMANSLTKSAYYENLDAVVKILNPLSSDLDVMRATMVYSGLEAIAYNVNRKSSDLKLYEFGKTYHVSEDKYREDQHLAVYLTGNTAGEQWNQQVKPVSFYNLKSVVDNLLERLNIKDFTIEDSSCSKTTYGLQYMRGNKRIVKFGAVGPQALKKAHVDQPVFHADFNFDLILNLVRKNVITNQEISKFPAVRRDLSLLVDKEITFAQLKQVAQKTEKKLLKEVNVFDVYEGDKLPAGKKSYALSFVLLDEEKTLTDKAIDSIMQKLIFTLGKETGAEVRK, encoded by the coding sequence ATGAAAATATCATATAACTGGCTTAAGGAATTTATAGACACGGATAAAACGCCGTCAGAAATATCGCAGATACTTACCGGTACCGGACTGGAGGTAGAAAGCATGGAAAAAGTGCAGGCTGTTCCGGGGGGACTGGAAGGTCTGGTTATTGGTTACGTAAAAGAATGTATCGATCACCCCAACTCAGATCACCTGCATATTACTAAGGTTGATGTGGGCGGCGAGGCTGATTTGCCGGTAGTTTGTGGCGCGGCCAACGTAGCTGCCGGTCAGAAAGTTGTGGTTGCAGTGGTGGACACAACTGTGTACCCAACATCTGGCGAACCATTCAAAATCAAGAAATCAAAAATCCGCGGCGAGGTATCTGAAGGGATGATCTGCGCCGAGGATGAGATAGGTTTGGGCAGCAGTCACGAAGGCATTATGGTACTGCCGGAAGATGCACCTGTGGGCACGCCAGCTAAAGATTATTTTAAGCTGAACGATGACTATATGTACGAGATTGGCCTGACGCCTAACCGCGCCGATGCCACCTCGCACCTGGGCACCGCTCGTGATATTGCCGCTTTCCTGAAACTGGCCATCAAAAAGCCTGATGTATCGGCCTTCGCGGTAGATAATCATGATCTGGATATTAAAGTACAGGTAGAAAATCCTGCCGGTGCGCCCCGTTACTCTGGTTTAACCATGACCGGCATCACCGTAAAAGAATCGCCGCAATGGCTGAAAGAGCGCCTGGCTGTAATTGGCGTGCGCCCAATCAATAATATTGTTGACGTTACCAACTATGTGCTGCATGATCTTGGTCAGCCTATGCACGCCTTTGATGCCGCAGCTGTTACCGGTAATACGGTAGTGGTAAAAAACTGTGCTGAGGGTACGCCTTTTGTAACGCTGGACGGTGTGGAGCGCAAGCTGCATGCTGACGACGTGATGATTTGCAACGCCCAGGAGCCGATGTGTATTGCCGGTGTGTTTGGTGGCCAGAAGTCTGGTGTGACAGATGGCACAACCAGCATATTTTTGGAGAGCGCTTATTTCAACCCCGTATCGGTACGCAAAACATCAAAACGTTTTGGCCTGAAAACCGATTCGTCATTCCGTTTTGAGCGTGGTACAGATCCAAACATGACGGTGTTTGCTTTGAAACGTGCGGCTTTATTAATCAAAGAAGTTGCCGGTGGACAAGTATCGTCAGAGATCATCGACGTTTACCCATCACCTGTAGCACCTTTTGATGTAGAGGTGACTTACAACAACATCCACCGACTGATTGGTAAAAACATTCCGCAGGATGAGATCAAAGGCATTATTAAAGCACTGGATATTGAAGTGGTGAACGAGACTGCAGAAGGCCTCTCGCTGAAAGTGCCGCCATACCGTGTGGATGTAACCCGCGATGTAGACGTGGTTGAAGAGATTCTGCGTATATACGGTTATAACAACATCGAGATTCCTACCCAGGTGCGCGCGTCGCTTAACAATGCGTCGCGACCGGAGAAAGATACGGTGCAGAACGCCATCTCTGAGTGGTTAACTGCCAATGGCTTTAACGAGATGATGGCCAACTCGCTTACCAAATCTGCCTATTACGAGAATTTGGATGCGGTAGTAAAGATTCTCAACCCGCTGAGCAGCGATCTGGACGTAATGCGCGCCACCATGGTTTACTCTGGCTTGGAAGCCATTGCCTACAACGTTAACCGCAAAAGCAGCGATCTGAAACTGTACGAGTTTGGCAAAACCTACCACGTAAGTGAAGATAAATATCGCGAAGATCAGCACCTGGCTGTTTACCTGACCGGTAACACCGCCGGCGAGCAATGGAATCAGCAGGTGAAGCCGGTATCGTTCTACAACCTGAAATCGGTAGTGGATAATTTGCTGGAACGTTTGAATATTAAAGATTTTACCATCGAAGATTCATCGTGCTCAAAAACCACTTATGGTTTGCAGTATATGCGCGGTAACAAACGCATTGTAAAATTTGGCGCTGTTGGTCCGCAGGCATTGAAAAAGGCTCATGTTGATCAGCCGGTGTTCCACGCCGATTTTAACTTTGATCTGATTTTGAACCTGGTACGTAAAAACGTGATTACTAACCAGGAGATCTCAAAGTTCCCGGCCGTGCGTCGTGATTTGTCGTTGCTGGTTGACAAAGAGATCACTTTTGCTCAGCTGAAACAAGTTGCTCAAAAAACCGAGAAGAAGTTGCTGAAAGAAGTAAACGTATTTGACGTGTATGAGGGCGACAAACTTCCGGCTGGTAAAAAATCATACGCCTTAAGTTTTGTTTTACTTGACGAGGAAAAAACATTGACCGATAAGGCGATAGATTCGATAATGCAGAAATTAATTTTTACTTTGGGCAAAGAAACAGGGGCAGAGGTGAGGAAATAA
- the lepB gene encoding signal peptidase I codes for MNLKHIFSKKDKSGKPKSKTREWVDAIVFAVVAATIIRGLLFSAYAIPSGSMEGSLLTGDYLFVSKFSYGARMPFTPISVPFTEPEVWGMKTYWSGLKLPYMRLPGLSSPKKGDVVVFNKPEEIDRPIDARTTLIKRCQAAPGDKLQIIASHVYINGQPAPEAPRQQLDYIITTDGTELNNKMLEDLHIDILGQSENQYQLMIPNEHLAEFKAFSNIKSVVPNVAAPGQYDNTVFPHNSKFKWNVDNFGPLVMPKRGMTIPLNDSTLTLYRTAIENYEGNKVTTGDNNILVNGKKADTYTFKMNYYWMMGDNRHNSLDSRFWGYVPEDHIIGKAMITWLSLDSTKTFVSKIRWDRVLRGIK; via the coding sequence ATGAATCTGAAACATATTTTTTCTAAAAAAGACAAAAGTGGCAAGCCCAAATCAAAAACACGCGAGTGGGTTGATGCCATTGTTTTTGCTGTTGTAGCCGCTACCATTATCCGCGGCCTGTTATTTTCGGCCTATGCTATTCCATCGGGCTCTATGGAAGGCTCCCTGTTAACCGGCGATTACCTCTTTGTGAGCAAGTTTAGCTATGGCGCACGTATGCCGTTTACCCCTATCTCTGTACCGTTTACTGAGCCTGAGGTTTGGGGCATGAAGACTTATTGGAGCGGCCTTAAACTACCGTACATGCGCCTGCCGGGGTTATCATCTCCTAAAAAAGGCGACGTAGTGGTATTTAACAAACCCGAAGAAATTGACCGCCCCATTGACGCCCGAACCACGCTCATTAAGCGTTGCCAGGCGGCGCCGGGTGATAAGCTGCAGATCATTGCCTCGCATGTATATATTAACGGTCAACCTGCACCAGAGGCACCACGCCAACAGTTAGACTATATTATTACTACCGACGGTACCGAGCTGAACAACAAAATGCTGGAAGATCTGCATATCGATATCCTTGGCCAAAGCGAAAATCAATACCAACTGATGATCCCTAACGAGCATCTGGCCGAGTTTAAAGCTTTCTCAAATATTAAAAGTGTAGTGCCTAACGTGGCAGCGCCGGGCCAGTATGATAATACGGTGTTCCCGCACAACAGCAAGTTCAAGTGGAACGTAGACAATTTTGGTCCGCTGGTGATGCCTAAACGAGGTATGACTATTCCACTGAATGACTCGACACTTACGCTTTATCGCACCGCTATCGAGAATTATGAAGGCAACAAGGTAACTACCGGAGACAACAACATCTTAGTAAACGGCAAAAAGGCCGATACCTATACCTTTAAAATGAACTATTACTGGATGATGGGCGATAACCGCCACAACTCGCTCGACTCACGGTTTTGGGGTTATGTACCGGAAGATCACATCATCGGCAAAGCCATGATCACCTGGTTGAGCCTGGATTCGACCAAAACATTTGTGAGTAAGATTAGATGGGATAGGGTGTTAAGGGGGATAAAATAG
- a CDS encoding DUF5103 domain-containing protein, whose amino-acid sequence MRLRISILLLFITCRTLAQNQPMVYEDKTYLPEIKTVQFYNTKKEGSFPLIPLNSGEQVMLSFDDLSGQSKILNYTLEHCDAQWNSSRLSPIEYLQGFTEDRLMEYRYSAGTRQKYIHYELTLPNQNLSPRLAGNYLLKVYQNGDQSKPVLTRRLYVVGSKVSITAQMVPSGNVSQRATNQKINFSLEYAGLNVQNPYTDIRTLIMQNARPETGIWNTRPANIRSTQLIYNDILTNDFPGRNEFRHFDTRSLKLNSERIGHIYRDTANTVILLPDPKRDQPDYVFQYDNDGKFFIINQDGRDGRTDGDYAHMYFTLLANKTAFDGSAYIVGQFNNYRLDEQSKLKYDGSLMRFYTDLYLKQGVYDYGYVWVDAKTKTPDDTVLEGNHFETENDYQILVYFRAPGARWEELVGYRVLNTAR is encoded by the coding sequence ATGAGACTTCGCATCAGTATCCTCCTCCTCTTCATCACTTGCCGTACATTGGCGCAAAACCAGCCGATGGTTTATGAAGATAAAACCTATCTGCCCGAAATTAAGACCGTGCAGTTTTACAACACCAAGAAAGAAGGCTCGTTTCCGCTGATCCCGCTAAACTCTGGTGAGCAGGTCATGTTGAGCTTTGACGATTTGAGCGGACAATCAAAAATATTAAACTACACACTGGAGCATTGCGATGCGCAGTGGAACTCGTCGCGCTTGTCGCCCATTGAATACTTGCAGGGTTTTACTGAGGACAGGCTGATGGAGTACCGTTACTCTGCAGGCACGCGCCAAAAATATATCCATTATGAACTGACGTTGCCCAACCAGAACCTATCGCCCAGGCTGGCGGGTAACTACCTGTTAAAAGTTTATCAGAACGGCGATCAAAGCAAGCCGGTACTTACTCGCAGATTGTATGTGGTGGGCAGTAAGGTGAGCATCACGGCGCAAATGGTACCGTCCGGCAATGTATCGCAGCGGGCGACAAATCAGAAGATCAATTTCTCGTTAGAATATGCCGGTTTAAATGTGCAAAACCCTTATACCGATATCCGCACGTTGATTATGCAGAACGCCCGGCCGGAGACCGGTATCTGGAACACGCGCCCGGCTAACATCCGTAGTACACAGTTGATTTATAATGATATCCTGACTAATGATTTTCCCGGTCGCAATGAGTTTAGGCATTTTGATACGCGGTCGTTAAAGTTGAATTCAGAGCGGATAGGGCATATTTATCGTGATACCGCCAATACCGTTATCCTGTTGCCTGATCCAAAGCGCGATCAGCCAGATTATGTATTTCAGTATGATAACGACGGTAAGTTTTTCATCATCAACCAGGACGGTCGCGACGGCCGTACCGATGGCGATTACGCCCACATGTATTTTACGCTGCTGGCCAATAAAACAGCCTTTGATGGATCGGCTTACATCGTTGGTCAGTTTAACAATTACCGCCTGGATGAACAAAGCAAGCTAAAGTATGATGGTTCGCTAATGCGTTTCTATACTGATTTGTACCTGAAACAAGGTGTGTACGATTATGGATATGTTTGGGTTGATGCCAAAACAAAAACACCAGACGATACTGTGCTGGAAGGCAATCACTTTGAGACGGAGAATGATTACCAGATACTGGTTTACTTCCGCGCGCCCGGTGCCCGTTGGGAAGAGTTGGTGGGATACAGGGTGTTGAATACGGCGAGGTAA
- a CDS encoding TonB-dependent receptor: MKKLYFILMLFFVAGAVNQSLAQITTTTISGKVTDQKGGTLPGVTISVVNTSTGTRYGNQTNAEGRYVINNVNPGGPYVITASFVGYKKQENAGITLSLGNASYNFKLVDETTALKEVVVKSTGGATKTGASTRINQGQLRALPSLSRSLQDLTRLTPQSNNNSFQGTNYRYNNVTLDGAINNDAIGFSPSLGGQNNVSGQVGSSTRTSPVSLDAIQDIQVYVAPYDIKIGNVLGGSINAVTRSGTNEVTGSVYGFGRGAFMVGPNNLPAAAGGDGAKEPSAFHDFQFGGRLGLPIVKDKLFFFTNEEFARRQDPVIFPAGSAGANPILSATDAVNLANAFKSFTGGIDPGTAGNANIYSNSNKFFNRLDWNIDSKNQLTIRNNTISSTATNLERDQQNFRFSGIDYTSHNNSTSTVAELKSHFTGSTSNDFLVGYSNVHDWRDPNSNPALPQIEITGRTPGTTIFMGTDREAAIFDMHQKTTEITDNFTWNLGRHTLTVGTHNELYNITYNFVNSWNGRDSYNSIEDFIANQPNRVRNNYNYTNNTRAYILANPSAQFKVNLLSFYAQDEFQATDNFKLTGGLRVDYAGVPNKQPLSPKTTGAAVDPAYGTTYTYTKPKDIQNKFLDNAEFNGRLSFNWDVNGDQSVVVRGGTGTFTGRVPFAWFGYAFYNNGVTYGAYDSNNIRTTGTPITPGTNPTQAGSEGGLTYVKQQVPAVNTSSTGATQVDMIDNNFKMPQVWRSSLAFDFKTQDQWRFTVEGIYTDVIHDLKFQQTNTADVVTYYPYDTQHQQPIFNNTKISPNFTNAYLLSNTSEGHRYSITGQVVKTFDNGLSADVAYTYGQAKDITNGIRNSMESNWQLNQALNPNSPTLAFSNFDIRHRIVANVGYKLFWGAGKKNASNFQIFFNAASGTPYTFGFYPSAIDGTGQQVSLAYIPKVGETIKLFSTTPNTPTATEQAYANAFDQFINSDQYLTTRRGQFTERNGARTPWNTSADFRFTQDFKVGGEGSKQMLTLTFDIINLTNLLNKDWGHYYYSPNTFNSTSSIGLTKAVTPSFANAATTYPTYKFTNPGLPYAVDQFQSRYQMQLGVRYSF; encoded by the coding sequence ATGAAGAAGCTCTACTTTATCCTTATGTTGTTCTTTGTTGCAGGTGCTGTAAATCAGTCGCTTGCGCAGATAACAACCACAACAATCTCAGGTAAAGTGACCGACCAAAAAGGCGGCACATTGCCAGGTGTAACCATCTCGGTTGTAAACACCAGCACCGGTACTCGCTACGGTAACCAAACCAATGCAGAAGGCCGTTATGTAATTAACAACGTTAACCCAGGTGGTCCTTACGTAATCACCGCTAGCTTTGTTGGTTACAAAAAACAAGAAAATGCAGGCATTACCCTTAGCCTGGGTAACGCATCTTACAACTTCAAACTGGTTGACGAAACCACTGCATTGAAAGAAGTTGTTGTAAAATCAACCGGCGGTGCTACTAAAACTGGTGCAAGCACTCGTATTAACCAAGGTCAGCTGCGCGCTTTACCATCACTTAGCCGTAGCCTGCAGGATTTAACCCGTTTAACTCCTCAAAGCAACAATAACTCGTTCCAGGGTACTAACTACCGTTACAATAACGTAACCTTAGACGGTGCTATCAATAACGATGCGATTGGCTTTAGCCCTTCACTGGGTGGTCAGAACAACGTATCTGGTCAGGTAGGTAGCAGTACACGTACCAGCCCTGTATCACTTGACGCGATTCAGGATATCCAGGTTTACGTTGCTCCTTATGATATCAAAATTGGTAACGTACTGGGTGGTTCAATCAACGCTGTAACCCGTAGCGGTACAAACGAAGTTACCGGTTCAGTTTACGGTTTCGGTCGTGGCGCTTTCATGGTTGGTCCAAACAACCTGCCTGCTGCTGCTGGTGGCGACGGTGCTAAAGAGCCAAGCGCTTTCCATGATTTTCAATTTGGTGGCCGTTTAGGTTTACCTATCGTTAAAGACAAATTGTTCTTCTTTACCAACGAGGAGTTTGCCCGTCGTCAAGATCCGGTTATCTTCCCTGCTGGTAGCGCTGGTGCTAACCCAATTTTGTCTGCAACTGACGCGGTTAACTTAGCTAACGCTTTCAAATCATTTACAGGTGGTATTGATCCGGGTACTGCTGGCAACGCCAACATCTACTCTAACTCTAACAAGTTCTTTAACCGTTTAGACTGGAACATCGATTCTAAAAACCAGTTAACTATCCGTAACAACACTATCAGCTCTACTGCTACTAACTTAGAGCGCGATCAGCAGAACTTCCGTTTCAGCGGTATTGACTATACTTCACACAACAACTCAACTTCAACTGTTGCTGAGTTAAAATCACACTTCACCGGTTCAACAAGTAACGATTTCTTAGTAGGTTACTCAAACGTACATGACTGGCGCGATCCAAACTCGAACCCTGCTCTACCTCAGATCGAGATCACTGGCCGTACTCCTGGTACCACCATCTTTATGGGTACAGACCGCGAGGCTGCTATCTTTGATATGCACCAGAAAACTACTGAGATCACTGATAACTTTACCTGGAACCTGGGTCGTCATACCTTAACTGTAGGTACACACAACGAGTTGTATAACATTACTTACAACTTCGTAAACTCTTGGAACGGTCGTGACTCTTATAACAGCATTGAAGATTTCATTGCTAACCAGCCAAACCGTGTTAGAAATAACTACAACTATACTAACAACACCCGTGCTTACATCTTGGCTAACCCATCAGCTCAATTTAAAGTTAACCTGCTGAGCTTCTATGCACAAGATGAGTTCCAGGCTACAGATAACTTTAAATTAACCGGTGGTTTACGTGTAGACTACGCTGGTGTACCTAACAAACAACCGCTGAGCCCTAAAACTACCGGCGCTGCTGTAGACCCTGCTTACGGTACTACTTATACTTATACCAAACCAAAAGATATCCAGAACAAATTCCTGGATAACGCTGAGTTCAATGGCCGTTTATCATTCAACTGGGATGTTAACGGTGACCAGAGCGTAGTAGTACGCGGTGGTACCGGTACCTTTACCGGTCGTGTACCATTTGCCTGGTTCGGTTATGCATTCTATAACAACGGTGTAACTTACGGTGCTTACGATAGCAACAACATCCGTACTACAGGTACGCCTATTACTCCTGGTACTAACCCAACTCAGGCTGGTTCAGAAGGTGGTTTAACTTATGTTAAACAACAGGTTCCTGCTGTAAACACCAGCTCTACCGGTGCAACCCAGGTGGATATGATTGATAACAACTTCAAAATGCCGCAGGTATGGAGAAGCAGCTTAGCATTCGATTTCAAAACCCAAGATCAATGGCGTTTCACAGTGGAAGGTATCTATACAGATGTTATCCACGATTTGAAATTCCAGCAAACCAACACTGCCGATGTGGTAACTTACTATCCGTATGATACTCAACACCAGCAGCCAATCTTTAACAACACTAAGATCTCTCCTAACTTTACCAACGCTTACCTGTTGTCAAACACCAGCGAAGGTCACCGTTATAGCATCACCGGTCAGGTTGTTAAAACTTTTGATAATGGTTTGAGCGCTGATGTTGCTTATACCTACGGTCAGGCAAAAGATATCACCAACGGTATCCGTAACTCAATGGAGTCTAACTGGCAGTTGAACCAGGCACTTAATCCTAACAGCCCTACTTTAGCTTTCTCTAACTTTGACATCCGTCACCGTATCGTAGCTAACGTTGGTTACAAACTGTTCTGGGGGGCTGGTAAAAAGAATGCATCTAACTTCCAGATCTTCTTCAACGCTGCATCAGGTACACCATATACCTTCGGTTTCTACCCATCAGCTATCGATGGTACTGGTCAGCAAGTTAGCTTAGCTTACATCCCTAAAGTAGGCGAAACTATCAAATTGTTCAGCACTACTCCTAACACACCAACAGCTACAGAGCAGGCATATGCTAACGCTTTTGATCAGTTCATCAACAGCGATCAGTACCTGACTACCCGTCGCGGTCAGTTCACCGAGCGTAACGGCGCACGTACTCCTTGGAATACCAGTGCAGATTTCCGTTTCACTCAAGACTTTAAAGTGGGTGGCGAAGGCAGCAAACAAATGTTGACTTTAACTTTCGATATCATCAACTTGACTAACCTGTTGAACAAAGATTGGGGTCACTACTACTATTCTCCAAACACGTTCAACTCAACCTCAAGCATTGGCTTAACCAAAGCGGTTACTCCATCATTTGCTAACGCAGCTACAACTTATCCAACCTATAAGTTTACTAATCCAGGTCTGCCTTACGCAGTGGATCAGTTCCAGTCTCGTTACCAAATGCAATTGGGTGTACGTTACAGCTTCTAA
- the rny gene encoding ribonuclease Y, which produces MNILYVIIGLLGGVIVGIGIGRFMLRKLFKDQEAAAQNKVKKILKDAENNAEILKKNKLLEAKEKFLQMKAEHEQEVNNRNNSINQRENGIKQKEQSLNQKLENANRKESELDNTRKKLEAQTEITVKKQEEVELLKSQHIQQLETIAGLSAEEAKNQLVDSLREEARTKAMMQIKDIVDEAKLTATKEAKKVVIQTIQRTATESAIENTVSIFNIENDEIKGRIIGREGRNIRALEAATGIEIIVDDTPEAIILSGFDPVRREIARLAMHRLVTDGRIHPARIEEIVAKTKKQIEEEIVEIGERTVIDLGIHGLHPELIRMVGRMRYRSSYGQNLLQHSREVANFCATMAAELGLNVKLAKRAGLLHDIGKVPDDNPELPHAILGMQLAEKYKEHPDVCNAIGAHHDEIEMTSMISPIVQACDAISGARPGARREVVESYIKRLKELEELALSYPGVEKTFAIQAGRELRVIVESEKISDAQSEILAADISNRIQTEMTYPGQIKVTVIRETRSVAFAK; this is translated from the coding sequence ATGAACATTCTATACGTTATAATCGGGCTTTTAGGAGGCGTCATTGTCGGCATCGGCATTGGTCGTTTCATGCTAAGAAAGCTATTTAAAGATCAGGAGGCTGCGGCTCAGAATAAAGTGAAAAAGATTCTGAAGGATGCCGAGAACAACGCCGAAATATTGAAAAAGAACAAGTTGCTGGAAGCTAAAGAGAAGTTTCTGCAGATGAAAGCCGAGCACGAGCAGGAGGTGAACAACCGTAACAACTCCATTAACCAGCGCGAGAACGGCATCAAGCAGAAAGAGCAATCGTTAAATCAGAAACTGGAGAACGCTAACCGCAAAGAGAGCGAGCTGGATAACACCCGTAAGAAGCTTGAGGCCCAGACAGAAATTACTGTTAAGAAACAGGAGGAGGTGGAATTGCTGAAAAGCCAGCACATCCAGCAACTGGAAACTATTGCCGGCCTGAGCGCTGAAGAAGCTAAAAATCAGCTGGTAGACAGCCTGCGCGAAGAAGCCCGCACCAAAGCCATGATGCAGATCAAGGATATTGTAGATGAGGCTAAACTGACCGCTACTAAAGAGGCTAAAAAAGTAGTAATCCAGACCATTCAGCGTACCGCTACGGAGAGCGCTATTGAGAACACGGTATCTATCTTCAATATTGAGAATGATGAGATCAAGGGCCGCATTATCGGTCGTGAGGGTCGTAACATCCGCGCGCTGGAAGCTGCTACCGGTATTGAGATTATTGTAGACGATACGCCTGAGGCCATCATCCTTTCAGGTTTTGACCCGGTTCGTCGTGAGATTGCCCGTTTGGCTATGCACCGCCTGGTGACCGACGGTCGTATCCACCCGGCACGTATCGAGGAGATTGTAGCCAAAACCAAAAAGCAGATTGAAGAAGAGATTGTAGAGATTGGCGAGCGTACCGTGATCGACTTAGGCATTCATGGCCTGCACCCGGAGCTAATCCGTATGGTGGGCAGAATGCGTTACCGTTCATCTTACGGTCAGAATTTGCTGCAACACTCGCGTGAGGTGGCTAATTTCTGTGCTACCATGGCTGCTGAGCTAGGTTTGAACGTAAAGCTGGCTAAACGTGCAGGCTTGCTGCACGATATTGGTAAAGTACCTGATGATAACCCAGAGCTGCCACACGCTATTTTAGGTATGCAACTGGCCGAGAAATATAAAGAGCATCCGGATGTATGCAACGCCATCGGTGCTCACCACGACGAGATTGAGATGACCTCGATGATCTCGCCAATTGTACAGGCTTGTGACGCTATTTCTGGCGCTCGTCCTGGTGCACGTCGTGAGGTAGTAGAAAGCTACATCAAACGTTTGAAAGAACTGGAAGAACTGGCGTTGAGCTACCCTGGCGTAGAGAAAACCTTTGCTATCCAGGCTGGTCGTGAGCTGCGTGTAATTGTAGAGAGCGAGAAGATCAGCGACGCACAGTCTGAAATACTGGCTGCTGATATCTCTAACCGTATTCAAACCGAAATGACCTACCCGGGCCAGATCAAAGTAACGGTAATCAGGGAAACGCGTTCAGTAGCGTTCGCGAAGTAA
- the trxA gene encoding thioredoxin yields MALEITDANFDELVLKSDKPVLVDFWAEWCGPCRMVGPVVEEIAKEYEGKAVVGKVNVDNNPGISMKFGIRNIPALLFFKNGEIVDKQIGAVPKSILADKLVKQL; encoded by the coding sequence ATGGCTTTAGAAATTACAGACGCAAACTTTGATGAGCTTGTGCTTAAATCAGATAAACCCGTATTAGTAGACTTTTGGGCAGAATGGTGCGGTCCTTGTCGCATGGTAGGCCCTGTGGTTGAAGAAATTGCCAAAGAGTATGAAGGCAAAGCTGTTGTAGGTAAAGTAAATGTGGATAACAACCCCGGCATTTCAATGAAATTCGGTATCCGCAATATCCCAGCATTGCTGTTCTTCAAAAATGGCGAAATTGTAGACAAACAGATTGGCGCTGTGCCAAAATCTATATTGGCCGATAAACTGGTAAAACAGCTGTAA